In a genomic window of Spirochaetales bacterium:
- a CDS encoding response regulator produces the protein MKEEQSTGLQVELKHVITGFNKELEKEFYNDFLESSLFFIRVSLVFGIILYAVFGILDIWIVPQSKEKIWFIRYVIVCPIITIYLFMSSAVMFKKYSQLLLSILSAILGIGIVAMIGMIKESEPGFRYYYAGLILVTMAVYTGFRLRFINATIMSWFVVFSYEIVAVFFNGMLASQDKFPVFLNNNFFLISSNIIGMFASFSIEYFIRNDFLLRKKIKIEEEKEKQRAKQELIKTKIERDYAQYAVQSIEEETDAGLRNIAHSIKNKHMIQQAMNNEIKDIVVLLKRSIKTLKKTTPRLIKDNLSRALEQYTKKLVYRIKKENPQTARILVSEYMPAIKAMMKRIAAGFEARSTPKIRHYMLGKLDTISRKIDNSLNNAFDNMTDILNYIYAIISYQRGKDISMSGEVFTDLGRIFGHIQDAYADWLAQYNIGFSYKNYSGENVRLHIYDFILEEDILRNLFMNSLRALIESDPENLRQDKRIWIEVFIRTLKDSTQYYIIHFRDNGPGIPENRKKLVFEGFTSKGRAADEDDPEAKTEHGIGLRTVKKRVEEAGGVIKETGVFGKGCNVIIKFKKYGKKEIKPGDALTDISAGQSIREVPDNRRRYSAIQNKNILIVDDSEDIRESLGKMFRKIGMLICFASTIDEARDRLYNPNKKPDIIILDLDLGLQKGEILLLEMIGRKGKEIPVIVVSGSERASNDEGLKRLHARAVFIKPVNEKILCDCVLDLLSDHEESRETADGLSRGKWEVPERIKEKKLLIVDDEPEPRKIIADLFGGLTIIFAASNSEAKEKIIEFQPDIITLDLALGKENGRDLLSWLTENELAIPVVVISGEIDDDEDESIETLMRIGARSAYPKPINEKIVFNTIVRLLEKQSRDSFVK, from the coding sequence GTGAAAGAAGAACAGTCAACCGGCTTACAGGTTGAATTGAAACACGTCATTACCGGATTCAACAAGGAACTTGAAAAAGAGTTCTATAATGATTTTCTGGAAAGCTCCCTTTTTTTCATACGGGTCTCGCTCGTTTTCGGTATCATCCTCTATGCCGTTTTCGGGATTCTGGATATCTGGATTGTTCCTCAATCAAAAGAAAAAATATGGTTTATCCGCTACGTTATCGTATGTCCGATCATCACCATTTATTTGTTCATGTCGTCCGCGGTTATGTTCAAAAAGTATTCACAATTATTGCTGAGTATTTTATCGGCAATACTCGGTATCGGTATTGTGGCAATGATCGGTATGATAAAAGAATCGGAACCGGGTTTCAGGTATTATTATGCCGGTCTTATTCTTGTCACCATGGCGGTTTATACCGGCTTCCGGTTGCGTTTCATTAATGCGACAATAATGAGCTGGTTTGTCGTCTTCTCCTATGAGATTGTCGCGGTTTTTTTCAATGGCATGCTCGCCTCCCAGGATAAATTTCCGGTGTTTCTCAACAACAACTTCTTTCTCATCTCATCCAATATCATCGGGATGTTCGCTTCTTTTTCCATCGAATATTTCATCAGAAACGACTTTCTTCTGAGAAAAAAAATTAAAATCGAGGAAGAAAAGGAAAAACAACGGGCAAAGCAGGAGTTGATCAAGACAAAAATCGAGCGTGATTACGCACAATATGCCGTCCAGTCGATAGAAGAAGAAACCGATGCCGGGTTGCGCAATATCGCCCATTCCATCAAGAACAAGCACATGATTCAGCAGGCGATGAATAATGAAATAAAGGATATCGTGGTCCTGCTGAAACGTTCGATCAAGACCTTGAAAAAGACCACGCCGCGATTGATCAAGGACAACCTTTCACGGGCGCTCGAGCAGTATACCAAAAAACTCGTCTACCGGATAAAGAAAGAGAATCCCCAAACGGCCCGTATTCTTGTTTCGGAATACATGCCGGCTATAAAGGCCATGATGAAACGAATCGCCGCAGGATTCGAAGCAAGGAGTACACCGAAAATAAGACATTATATGCTCGGGAAACTCGATACGATTTCAAGAAAAATCGACAATTCACTGAATAACGCCTTCGATAACATGACCGATATCCTCAACTATATTTACGCGATTATTTCCTACCAGCGGGGAAAAGATATTTCGATGAGCGGGGAGGTATTTACCGATCTGGGACGTATTTTCGGACACATCCAGGACGCGTACGCAGACTGGCTGGCACAATATAATATCGGATTTTCATATAAAAATTACTCAGGCGAAAATGTACGATTACATATCTATGATTTTATCCTCGAGGAGGATATTCTCCGCAATCTGTTCATGAACTCACTCAGGGCGTTGATAGAAAGCGATCCGGAAAACTTAAGGCAGGACAAAAGAATATGGATTGAGGTTTTTATTCGGACACTCAAGGATTCCACGCAATACTACATCATCCATTTCAGGGACAACGGGCCGGGAATTCCCGAAAACAGGAAAAAACTCGTTTTCGAAGGATTCACATCCAAAGGAAGAGCGGCGGATGAAGACGATCCCGAAGCCAAAACGGAACACGGCATCGGATTACGGACAGTGAAAAAAAGGGTCGAAGAAGCCGGTGGCGTGATAAAGGAAACCGGGGTTTTTGGTAAAGGATGCAATGTCATCATAAAGTTCAAAAAGTACGGCAAAAAAGAAATCAAGCCGGGCGATGCACTCACCGATATTTCCGCGGGCCAGAGTATACGGGAGGTGCCGGATAACAGAAGAAGATATTCGGCGATTCAAAACAAAAATATCCTGATCGTCGATGACAGTGAAGATATCCGCGAATCCCTCGGAAAGATGTTTCGAAAAATCGGTATGCTGATCTGTTTCGCTTCGACAATCGATGAAGCGCGCGATCGTCTGTACAACCCGAATAAAAAACCCGATATCATCATTCTGGACCTCGATCTCGGCTTGCAGAAGGGCGAAATACTTCTGCTCGAAATGATCGGCAGAAAGGGCAAGGAGATACCCGTTATCGTCGTATCAGGATCGGAGAGGGCCTCGAACGATGAGGGGTTGAAACGGTTGCATGCGCGGGCGGTGTTCATCAAACCGGTTAATGAAAAAATACTCTGTGATTGTGTCTTGGATTTATTGTCGGATCATGAAGAATCGAGGGAAACAGCCGATGGGTTGAGCCGCGGCAAATGGGAAGTGCCTGAACGAATAAAAGAAAAAAAGCTTCTTATCGTCGACGATGAACCGGAACCCCGCAAGATCATCGCGGACCTTTTCGGCGGATTGACGATAATTTTTGCCGCCTCGAACAGCGAAGCGAAGGAAAAGATTATCGAATTTCAGCCCGATATTATTACCCTCGATCTCGCATTGGGCAAGGAGAACGGAAGGGATCTTCTCTCCTGGCTGACCGAAAACGAATTGGCGATTCCGGTGGTTGTCATTTCAGGCGAAATCGATGACGATGAG
- a CDS encoding class I SAM-dependent methyltransferase produces the protein MEYLMNYLQGLVQKGGPDKEDYGKLTAWADKVVEYKKKKMIGSEELSRINDIWGDAASMETIQGFALKRPYGYPGDFELLEKIYNKHLSPRRELVKWDEYIHFHKASEALRNRKKYFINVIMAHVNKKFIVNVLNLGSGPGRDMYDLFNSRDLGRKILLFDCVDHDLRAIHYANRLCRAYLDHITFINENILFFVPDKPYDVIWAGGVFDYFSDRIFRRVLQRLAGAVKKNGEIVIGNFSVNNPARNYMEMFGWTLHHRSQQQLNELALSCGIDQHDITIGSEETGINLFLHITQK, from the coding sequence ATGGAATATTTGATGAATTATCTGCAGGGATTGGTTCAAAAGGGGGGACCGGATAAGGAGGATTACGGAAAACTGACTGCATGGGCGGACAAGGTTGTCGAATACAAGAAGAAAAAGATGATCGGTTCGGAAGAACTGTCCCGAATAAACGATATCTGGGGCGATGCGGCGTCCATGGAAACCATCCAGGGATTCGCCTTGAAACGGCCGTACGGGTATCCCGGAGATTTCGAGCTGCTGGAAAAAATATATAATAAACACCTTTCTCCGCGCCGGGAACTGGTGAAATGGGATGAATACATACACTTTCATAAAGCATCCGAAGCGCTTCGCAACAGAAAAAAATACTTCATTAACGTCATAATGGCGCATGTAAATAAAAAATTCATCGTTAATGTGTTGAATCTCGGCAGCGGCCCGGGCAGGGACATGTATGACCTGTTCAATTCCCGGGACCTCGGGAGAAAAATTCTTTTGTTCGACTGCGTCGATCATGACCTGCGGGCGATCCACTACGCCAACCGGCTGTGCCGCGCTTATCTCGATCATATAACATTTATCAATGAAAACATCCTTTTTTTCGTCCCCGACAAGCCATACGATGTTATCTGGGCGGGCGGCGTGTTCGATTATTTCAGCGACAGGATTTTCAGGCGCGTGCTGCAACGACTGGCCGGCGCCGTCAAGAAAAACGGAGAAATCGTGATCGGCAATTTTTCAGTCAACAATCCCGCCAGAAATTACATGGAGATGTTCGGATGGACATTACATCATAGAAGCCAACAGCAACTAAACGAGCTTGCACTCTCATGCGGCATAGATCAGCACGACATTACCATCGGGAGCGAAGAAACCGGCATTAACCTTTTTTTGCATATAACACAAAAATAG
- a CDS encoding orotidine 5'-phosphate decarboxylase, translating to MGDCRLQVALDFVDLNRALDAAAQAVEGGADYIEAGTPLIKSEGLEAVRKLKSIFPDRTIIADMKTMDAGKIETEAAAKAGAGIITVLGTAAESTIRECVEAGRHYGIRVAVDLLGVDDPLALLPRLKELGAAWVDVHCAIDAQMEGKDPFGLLKQVRRKTDLILAVAGGINSETAALAVEAGADVVIVGGAITKAIDVKRAASDIRRAIDTATPVKTELFRRVTSKELRKILSVVRTSNISDGSHRKPCLEGIRPLIQGLQVCGPAVTVRTMPGDWAKPVEAIDAAKKGDIIVIDACGMAPAIWGELATESAKNKGIAGLVVNGAVRDTADIRKLGFPVWTKLVTSHAGDPHGMGEINVPIVISNQKIEPGDWIAADDDGVIVLEKDRVVEMANRASDVLEAENRIRQEIRENNSTLAKVVSLRKWEKKGVGGAIG from the coding sequence ATGGGTGATTGCCGGTTACAGGTAGCGCTCGATTTTGTCGATCTCAACAGGGCCCTCGATGCCGCGGCCCAAGCCGTCGAAGGGGGCGCGGATTACATCGAAGCCGGAACCCCGCTTATCAAGTCCGAAGGACTCGAGGCAGTGAGAAAGCTGAAGAGTATCTTTCCCGACAGGACCATTATCGCCGACATGAAAACCATGGACGCGGGCAAGATCGAGACGGAGGCCGCGGCAAAGGCCGGCGCGGGGATTATCACCGTGCTCGGGACCGCCGCCGAATCGACGATCCGGGAATGCGTGGAAGCGGGGCGTCACTACGGCATCAGGGTGGCCGTGGACCTCCTGGGGGTCGATGACCCGCTCGCGCTGCTGCCGCGGCTCAAAGAACTCGGGGCCGCATGGGTTGACGTCCACTGCGCTATCGACGCGCAGATGGAGGGCAAAGACCCCTTCGGCCTTTTGAAGCAGGTACGGCGCAAGACCGATTTGATCCTGGCGGTCGCGGGCGGCATCAACAGCGAAACCGCAGCCCTTGCCGTGGAAGCGGGGGCCGACGTGGTGATCGTGGGCGGCGCCATCACAAAGGCGATCGATGTAAAACGGGCCGCCTCCGATATCAGGCGGGCGATCGATACCGCAACACCCGTCAAAACGGAACTCTTCCGCAGGGTGACGTCAAAGGAACTCCGGAAGATCCTCTCCGTGGTAAGGACCAGCAATATTTCGGACGGAAGCCACAGGAAACCGTGCCTCGAGGGGATACGGCCCCTTATTCAGGGGCTTCAGGTATGCGGGCCCGCCGTGACGGTAAGAACGATGCCGGGCGACTGGGCAAAACCGGTCGAGGCGATCGATGCGGCGAAAAAAGGCGATATTATCGTCATCGATGCCTGCGGCATGGCACCGGCGATCTGGGGGGAACTCGCGACGGAAAGCGCGAAGAACAAGGGGATCGCGGGCCTCGTGGTGAACGGGGCGGTGCGGGATACGGCCGATATCAGAAAACTCGGATTTCCCGTCTGGACAAAGCTCGTTACATCCCATGCCGGCGACCCGCACGGTATGGGGGAAATCAATGTGCCGATCGTCATTTCGAATCAGAAGATCGAACCCGGGGACTGGATCGCCGCCGACGACGACGGGGTCATCGTCCTCGAAAAGGACCGCGTCGTCGAAATGGCGAACAGGGCCTCGGACGTGCTCGAAGCGGAAAACCGTATCCGCCAGGAGATCAGGGAAAACAATTCGACCCTGGCCAAGGTCGTCAGTCTGCGGAAATGGGAAAAAAAAGGCGTGGGGGGCGCGATCGGATAG